In Lactococcus garvieae subsp. garvieae, the following proteins share a genomic window:
- a CDS encoding DUF1149 family protein → MTLTLERDKEFVNQFHYDARNYEWEKENGTPETNINVQFQLVPHDQVPDGKAAAEDTAIYAILTYMIPLENIVLSGMLSQLNYIRGRQVKEQSELEQEEMAQIASPLFDLLKRLVYETTEVALDQPGINLQF, encoded by the coding sequence ATGACATTAACATTAGAACGTGATAAAGAATTTGTAAATCAATTTCACTATGATGCACGTAATTACGAATGGGAAAAAGAAAACGGAACGCCTGAAACAAATATCAATGTACAATTTCAGTTAGTTCCTCATGATCAAGTACCTGACGGCAAAGCTGCGGCAGAAGATACAGCAATTTATGCTATCTTGACATACATGATTCCTTTGGAAAACATTGTCTTATCAGGTATGCTCAGCCAACTTAACTACATTCGTGGACGTCAAGTGAAAGAGCAGTCTGAATTAGAACAAGAAGAAATGGCACAAATTGCTTCTCCACTTTTTGATCTTTTGAAACGCTTGGTGTACGAAACAACAGAGGTTGCCCTTGACCAACCGGGCATCAATCTCCAATTTTAA
- a CDS encoding HAD-IA family hydrolase gives MAWKNYIWDFDGTLFNTYPVMLEALREAMKQSSVEFPGDLEAYIKRFSIRKFAFEFADDDFLDLYHKIEAEMQVNPQIYPEIPQILSEIVENGGQNFVLSHRDEATFEYLGELKKYFTEVITSQQNFARKPSPEALEYLIHKYKLVPEETIMIGDRPLDIEAGINAGVATLLLDEKAYFGDIADKKIKNWSEWK, from the coding sequence ATGGCTTGGAAAAATTATATTTGGGATTTTGACGGAACACTCTTCAATACCTACCCTGTGATGTTAGAGGCATTGCGTGAAGCAATGAAGCAATCCTCAGTAGAATTCCCGGGTGATTTAGAAGCTTATATCAAACGTTTCTCTATTCGTAAATTCGCTTTTGAGTTTGCGGATGATGACTTTCTTGATTTGTATCACAAAATAGAAGCAGAGATGCAAGTTAATCCTCAGATTTACCCTGAGATACCACAAATTTTGTCAGAAATTGTAGAAAATGGTGGACAGAATTTTGTCCTCAGTCATCGTGATGAAGCCACCTTTGAATATCTGGGTGAACTAAAAAAATACTTTACGGAAGTCATCACCAGTCAGCAGAATTTTGCACGGAAACCAAGTCCAGAAGCTTTGGAATATTTGATTCACAAATATAAGCTGGTGCCAGAAGAAACAATCATGATTGGTGATCGTCCTCTTGATATTGAAGCAGGTATAAACGCTGGTGTAGCCACTTTGCTTTTAGATGAGAAAGCATATTTTGGAGACATCGCCGACAAAAAAATAAAAAATTGGAGTGAATGGAAATGA
- the trmD gene encoding tRNA (guanosine(37)-N1)-methyltransferase TrmD produces the protein MKVDILTIFPNMFDSLNQSIVGKAQEKGLLELHTHDFRENASNKQRHVDDMPYGGGQGMLLMPQPIYDTMDKIPHENARVILLDPAGKRYNQKMAEELAQEEHLIFICGHYEGYDERIKDLVTDEISLGDFVLTGGEVAATVIVDSVVRLLPGALGKAASHEDDSFSSGLLEYPQYTRPEDFRGKKVPSVLMSGHHENIRKWRLTESLKKTLARRPDLLEQYETNAEEEEILKQLKIESENS, from the coding sequence ATGAAAGTCGATATTTTAACAATTTTTCCAAATATGTTCGACTCGCTCAACCAATCAATAGTTGGAAAAGCACAAGAAAAAGGACTGCTTGAACTGCATACTCATGATTTTCGCGAAAATGCGAGCAATAAGCAAAGACATGTGGATGATATGCCTTATGGCGGTGGTCAAGGCATGTTGCTTATGCCCCAACCTATCTATGATACAATGGATAAGATTCCACATGAAAATGCGCGTGTGATTCTCCTTGATCCTGCAGGCAAGCGCTACAATCAAAAAATGGCTGAGGAACTTGCTCAAGAAGAACATCTCATCTTTATTTGTGGACATTATGAAGGTTATGATGAACGAATTAAAGATCTTGTGACCGATGAGATTTCGCTTGGCGACTTTGTTTTAACAGGCGGAGAAGTAGCAGCCACTGTTATTGTTGATTCCGTAGTGCGCTTACTGCCTGGCGCTTTAGGCAAAGCAGCCAGTCATGAGGATGATTCTTTTTCTTCAGGATTACTTGAGTATCCGCAATACACACGTCCAGAAGATTTTCGAGGGAAAAAGGTCCCAAGCGTTTTGATGTCAGGTCATCACGAAAACATTCGTAAATGGCGATTGACGGAAAGCTTGAAAAAAACTTTAGCACGACGTCCGGATTTGTTGGAACAGTACGAAACAAATGCAGAAGAAGAAGAAATTTTGAAGCAGCTAAAGATAGAAAGTGAAAATTCCTGA
- the rimM gene encoding ribosome maturation factor RimM (Essential for efficient processing of 16S rRNA) gives MTKFYNVGTIVNTQGLQGEVRVISVTDFAEERFAKNTILALFDKKGNYVQDLKVKSSRKQKNFYIVKFEGFYHINDVEGFKEFTLKIAEDKLKDLDEGEFYYHEIIGLDVYENDQLIGQVSEILQPGANDVWVVKRKGKRDLLLPYIPPVVLNVDLQAKRVDVEIMEGLDD, from the coding sequence ATGACAAAATTTTACAATGTAGGCACAATAGTGAACACACAAGGACTTCAAGGAGAAGTTCGCGTGATTTCAGTTACCGATTTTGCTGAAGAACGTTTTGCAAAAAACACAATTTTGGCTCTTTTTGACAAAAAAGGAAATTATGTCCAAGATTTGAAAGTTAAATCATCAAGAAAACAAAAGAATTTTTATATCGTCAAATTTGAAGGATTCTATCATATTAATGATGTTGAAGGCTTCAAGGAATTTACTCTAAAAATAGCTGAAGACAAGTTGAAGGACTTGGACGAAGGCGAATTTTATTATCATGAAATTATTGGTTTAGATGTATATGAAAATGATCAGTTAATTGGACAGGTTAGCGAAATTCTTCAACCAGGTGCAAATGATGTTTGGGTCGTCAAACGTAAAGGTAAGCGTGACTTGCTTCTTCCTTATATTCCACCTGTAGTATTGAATGTTGACCTTCAAGCTAAACGAGTGGATGTAGAAATTATGGAAGGTTTGGACGATTAG
- a CDS encoding DegV family protein yields MKLAIITDTSADFAEQYKNRDDLFVLEIPISIEGKEYKPSEMTHQEWYKLMGATSEAPKTSQPSILELEELLRTLRKEGFTHVLGAFLSSGISGFYQNAFYLQSEFEDMVVKFPETFITSSPLGYMIETALDAADAGKSFDEIVAQFEYQRENDNAFMLVDDLHWLAKGGRLSRGGELLGTLLNIKPILQFSEDGKVVVYDKVRTSKKAVSELKKLMLANSDPKAHKVYVLHADAEDRAQDLYDFAKAHGYEDVEIVTFGPVIATHLGLGAIAYGFSPKK; encoded by the coding sequence ATGAAATTAGCTATTATTACAGATACTTCGGCAGATTTTGCCGAACAATATAAAAATCGTGACGATTTATTTGTCTTGGAAATTCCCATATCTATTGAGGGAAAAGAGTATAAACCAAGTGAAATGACACACCAAGAGTGGTATAAGTTGATGGGTGCAACTTCAGAGGCACCTAAAACATCACAACCAAGCATTCTTGAATTAGAAGAACTATTGCGAACACTCAGAAAAGAGGGATTTACTCATGTTTTAGGTGCTTTTTTGAGTTCAGGAATTTCGGGTTTTTACCAAAATGCCTTTTATCTTCAAAGTGAATTTGAAGATATGGTGGTTAAGTTTCCTGAAACTTTTATTACCTCTAGTCCACTTGGCTATATGATTGAGACAGCACTTGATGCGGCGGATGCCGGAAAGTCATTTGACGAAATCGTTGCTCAGTTTGAATATCAAAGAGAAAATGACAATGCCTTCATGCTTGTAGATGACCTTCATTGGCTAGCTAAAGGTGGTCGCTTGTCGAGAGGTGGAGAACTTTTAGGAACACTCCTCAATATCAAACCTATTTTACAGTTTTCAGAAGATGGTAAAGTTGTTGTATACGATAAGGTGCGTACAAGCAAGAAAGCTGTGTCAGAGCTGAAGAAATTGATGCTTGCCAATAGTGATCCAAAGGCGCACAAGGTATATGTTCTCCATGCTGATGCGGAAGATCGCGCACAAGACCTTTACGATTTCGCCAAAGCTCATGGCTATGAGGATGTTGAAATTGTAACATTTGGACCTGTTATTGCAACTCATCTCGGCTTGGGCGCGATTGCTTATGGGTTCTCACCTAAGAAATAA